A region of Chitinophaga horti DNA encodes the following proteins:
- a CDS encoding PKD-like family lipoprotein produces the protein MKKIYIIAACLLVILAGACSKDDSSGITNPLPAVEVDGLEEAYSLYTRRDTLRINPTVADESLYDFYWTVYTTGFVQGTGQVPKPDTLARTKNIEYAVVMDPGNYYLIFNVKHKASGVVKMINIPLTVATLTMKGWYLLKDDGAHTDFDFIHPEGRINNWIAFFNEGRKMSGKAVKAVFIPGYKTGLSSTNLFSTLMVLSENDLLVCRVDNGKVVNSFDDIFFSKPPVRKLQNALVSMSGSNIGLINNNLAYAMTKGALFADLPPTYRVSGVAGVAAMDIGFDITSKSVICYNFANFAALGSNGGDLKNMGADMTWIGGYAGVRSAAMALFRKPDGSGILAKLNAQYGYLAGFQSPLVPNKQNLSSEHGLMNASTIGGNYDADYVYYAIGNSIYRTDIATISETLQVSVPAGETITCIQHVKYPQPVSATVPPTVDYLAIASYANGHYKVWLHKVNSTGTIQPVTAPSFEGDGRVTNITYMEQGLGSRTF, from the coding sequence GTTTGGAGGAAGCCTATTCCTTATACACCCGCCGCGATACGCTGCGCATCAATCCAACGGTGGCCGATGAGTCGCTGTACGACTTTTACTGGACGGTTTACACCACCGGCTTTGTGCAAGGCACTGGCCAGGTACCCAAGCCAGATACATTGGCACGTACCAAAAACATCGAATATGCCGTAGTAATGGACCCGGGCAACTATTACCTGATCTTCAATGTAAAGCATAAAGCATCCGGCGTAGTGAAGATGATCAACATCCCGCTTACCGTGGCTACCCTTACGATGAAAGGCTGGTACCTGTTGAAAGACGACGGTGCACATACCGACTTCGACTTCATCCACCCGGAAGGCCGTATCAACAATTGGATCGCGTTCTTTAACGAGGGCAGAAAAATGTCCGGCAAAGCCGTGAAAGCAGTGTTCATACCCGGCTATAAGACCGGCCTGTCATCTACCAACCTGTTTAGTACACTGATGGTTTTATCAGAAAACGACCTGCTGGTTTGCAGGGTAGACAATGGTAAAGTAGTGAACAGCTTTGACGACATCTTCTTCAGCAAGCCGCCGGTGCGCAAGTTACAGAACGCGCTGGTGTCGATGTCGGGCAGCAACATAGGCCTCATCAATAACAACCTGGCTTACGCGATGACAAAAGGCGCATTATTCGCTGACCTGCCTCCCACCTACCGCGTTTCTGGAGTAGCAGGCGTAGCAGCGATGGATATCGGGTTTGACATCACCTCAAAATCTGTGATCTGTTACAACTTCGCCAACTTTGCAGCCCTCGGGTCTAATGGCGGCGATCTGAAAAACATGGGTGCCGACATGACCTGGATCGGTGGTTATGCGGGTGTACGCAGTGCGGCCATGGCCCTGTTCCGTAAACCAGACGGATCGGGCATATTGGCAAAGTTAAACGCGCAATATGGCTACCTGGCCGGCTTTCAATCGCCGCTGGTACCTAATAAACAAAACCTTTCCTCTGAACATGGGTTGATGAATGCCAGCACAATTGGCGGCAACTATGATGCAGACTACGTATACTACGCTATCGGCAACAGCATCTACCGTACGGATATCGCTACCATTTCGGAAACGTTGCAGGTAAGTGTACCCGCTGGTGAAACGATTACGTGTATTCAACATGTAAAGTACCCTCAGCCGGTAAGTGCTACCGTACCGCCTACCGTAGACTACCTGGCGATTGCCTCTTACGCAAACGGACACTATAAGGTATGGTTGCATAAGGTGAACTCCACCGGCACCATTCAGCCTGTAACAGCACCAAGTTTTGAAGGCGATGGTCGAGTGACCAACATTACCTACATGGAGCAGGGACTGGGCAGCCGCACCTTTTAA
- a CDS encoding peroxiredoxin family protein translates to MKHLLLAALCSLAACNLYAQSDTALIAAQKAELKRALAGADKKLEDLQQQYLDVQAKKAKYDTIGLALYRAEAREIRLQRKQQAIAFIKKHPDYYASLDALKEVIGAIPDDITIYDRMFAGLKRPVRESENGVKLKQVIDRYMAVRLGAKAPLFTSTDTSGRQVQLADYKGKYVLIDFWASWCGPCREENPVVVAAYQQFKNKNFHILSVSLDQPGKKEAWMKAIYQDRLAWQHVSSLQYWDEPLAKLYMVRSIPQNFLIDPKGKIVAKDLRGEQLIKKLEEILQ, encoded by the coding sequence ATGAAACACCTTCTTCTCGCGGCCCTATGCAGCCTGGCCGCCTGCAACCTGTATGCCCAGTCGGACACGGCGCTGATCGCAGCACAAAAAGCAGAATTGAAACGAGCGCTTGCCGGTGCGGACAAGAAGCTGGAAGACCTGCAGCAGCAATACCTGGATGTGCAGGCAAAGAAAGCGAAGTACGACACCATCGGCCTGGCACTGTATCGCGCAGAAGCACGTGAAATAAGGCTGCAACGCAAGCAGCAGGCAATAGCGTTCATTAAAAAACACCCGGACTACTATGCCAGCCTCGATGCGCTGAAAGAAGTGATCGGTGCTATCCCGGACGACATTACCATCTACGATCGCATGTTTGCCGGCTTAAAAAGACCCGTTCGTGAAAGCGAAAATGGCGTTAAGCTCAAGCAGGTGATCGACCGTTACATGGCTGTACGTTTAGGCGCAAAGGCACCTCTATTCACCTCTACCGATACATCGGGCAGGCAGGTGCAGCTCGCAGATTACAAAGGTAAATACGTGCTGATCGACTTCTGGGCTAGCTGGTGCGGCCCGTGCAGGGAAGAGAATCCGGTAGTTGTTGCGGCGTATCAGCAGTTTAAAAACAAAAACTTCCACATTCTTTCCGTATCGCTCGATCAACCGGGCAAAAAAGAAGCGTGGATGAAGGCAATTTACCAGGATAGATTAGCCTGGCAACATGTATCCTCCCTCCAATACTGGGATGAACCCTTGGCGAAACTGTACATGGTGCGGTCGATCCCACAGAACTTTCTTATCGACCCAAAAGGAAAAATCGTAGCGAAAGACCTTCGCGGCGAACAACTAATCAAAAAACTAGAAGAAATACTGCAATAA